The following proteins come from a genomic window of Armatimonadota bacterium:
- a CDS encoding carbohydrate ABC transporter permease, translating to MKRRLARAAKRVGLYGAALAFTVFAVFPFYWMFLTAFKQDRDLYVGGTVATHIPWIFNDPPTLEHVQLLFRQTLYLTWVRNTVWIGGLVVLITLLFALPAGYALARLAGRWGERLGIGIFLTYLIPPTLLFIPFSRVIAVLGLQNSPWALVLVYPTFTIPFCTWLLMGFFRSIPRDIEEQAMIDGYSRLSAMRKVVLPLAISGILTAAIFAFTLVMQDFVYALTFISSVGKMTVSLGIPVALVRGDVFYWGSLMAAALITSVPIAIVYNLFIDRFIAGLTAGAVKG from the coding sequence ATGAAGCGGCGCCTGGCGCGTGCAGCCAAGCGCGTGGGGCTCTACGGAGCCGCGCTGGCCTTCACCGTCTTCGCCGTCTTCCCCTTCTACTGGATGTTCCTCACGGCGTTCAAGCAGGACCGTGACCTATACGTAGGGGGGACGGTGGCCACCCACATCCCCTGGATCTTCAACGATCCGCCCACCCTGGAGCACGTGCAGTTGCTCTTCCGTCAGACGCTTTACCTGACCTGGGTGCGCAACACAGTGTGGATCGGGGGGCTGGTGGTGCTGATTACCCTTCTCTTCGCGCTGCCGGCAGGCTACGCCCTGGCCCGTCTGGCCGGGCGCTGGGGCGAGCGGTTGGGCATCGGCATCTTCCTTACCTACCTCATCCCGCCCACCCTGCTGTTCATCCCCTTCTCCCGCGTCATCGCCGTCCTCGGCCTGCAGAACTCCCCCTGGGCGCTGGTGCTGGTCTACCCTACCTTCACCATCCCCTTCTGTACCTGGCTGCTAATGGGTTTCTTCCGATCCATCCCCCGGGACATCGAGGAGCAGGCCATGATCGACGGCTACAGCCGGCTGTCGGCCATGCGCAAGGTGGTCCTCCCCCTGGCCATCTCCGGGATCCTCACCGCTGCCATCTTCGCCTTCACCCTGGTGATGCAGGACTTCGTTTACGCCCTGACCTTCATCAGCTCCGTGGGCAAGATGACCGTCAGCCTGGGCATCCCGGTGGCTCTGGTGCGGGGCGACGTCTTCTACTGGGGGTCGCTGATGGCGGCAGCCCTGATCACCAGCGTGCCCATCGCCATCGTGTACAACCTGTTCATCGATCGCTTCATCGCCGGCCTGACCGCGGGCGCGGTGAAGGGGTAG